A window of Marispirochaeta aestuarii contains these coding sequences:
- a CDS encoding coiled-coil domain-containing protein, whose protein sequence is MKRAFLSVLLLFPAVLFAQITVVDGSDSGSDIDTQESTTLYEGVFFAPPSIWDGYTEELKIYNYRLYQEGLATPLYGGNYPEIPDANPPELPFIVEITDEQIDENTGGLYSQLEPGETYYLEVVAIVVNYASEVATGQSDGVLILGGEEPPEEPEDDGTAGRISLSASPSSLVFSAGESSKSLEIDIRAFGTGTCDITSIREDRIYPEWGEDRGFTENIDLQVSSGFTESLNRTVEMDALDRAKALGSGTEGSFTLRYVVSGQDAWGNPLSATLNVPAVVSGAPPVSLEVRDLSLELPESPYFRGESVINSRITIDAIGSGSVLGQVYVDDSLGWTGQPAFAASVNGSTVIEIEAELPTDEPGLHTVRVELINFDGYSTESIYMVSAGEPPFPPDILTLVPGVAELSEFSGTAEAQNINGGVQYTFNGSASLKVLSMDDLVLPQADVSGLVVQYMNNAPNVPVIAGGFVEKEGAGQMIAEAAQGYIKVGRVAWQWGTDGSPLIARSTLFIPRLDTEIVVIPEMPITVDGLELAGSSWDKNNSKNFEAFGVRFRLHDVDQNRALAVIEDQAAGRYGFALSGSIAWNEKEGMNTEEKELVSFSGLTFYTDGGFEGGITVSEDFDLIPGILTITEAGLELEDDELAFKLRGQIKNLPAPFDAEGMSTTFALRFDTAGNVLGGLVPIDELSGGGQGISEDDATEWDFGFATVDLTYLGLDLIINQGTLNRDHSKVVLGADIYLTMLSGEGNRISFGSITVGAAGGLTLTKGLEISFDGDVVWPSMEGAINLVSGKSLDLGAVAVTLDNLALQYGDGNFAFLFSGSFRLKVEAVEGGISFVNLRIGLDGDMGAPDIQGTDLKIMDFVSVRVNEVNWGSGEISYTEDQTTGEGTNRQPAIGDEPAVIKVENYFEILGASINIGSGDSSIMSGGFEQFLFYSIEDEVSFVLREARMEVSGCELFADIKYDRTYLRVAGGITMQQISGAAVGKIGVIPDTALDGTPEPRAGEPTLGLFVMVEGLGIMVAPSVFLDSVGGGVFINPTNEDISTVLAVTGFNRPELDDDIADMRPAGGGDPGGFAVMLLAGVYVAERTLVQGEALITLTANYFSLDAQVSALEGMLHGRSYFLISWNPWYAEGNNVLQANLFDIFTIDGDLAFYAYDDDAWGIMGGVNVALLGADIASGSFFIGPPGFMVETTVKTGVDIEFVSGYVQFSGMVWFYVVPDPDTWGAWADVEVGGSLLWGLVSAKAGVEGALIGQGTDVLIYAVGRVHFKACWVTVYKGSLWVSIRGNDIDGGKGRNDAYDQLIEDARNMAEEMESAKSELVDALSEAMMSLYQLNEEQRQAAGLALVDRSGWVGNILAWSFAAAEVESWPGALPNELQEIQEMLFGDEGQAFVDLRTELEQIWQDLNEELADLQELQNEVLARLEEYEEIVLEDLPNIRDLSTTGNPIQGMETATVPVGTGTRTVQVGFDIDEAKFEQQKQEMEGMRGGFAEYQDAFIQRAGLLDSKLQRLDEILFESEQSFTALMERYSEIHNSMVDYIERYIRFQLENAELATENLQEMQYTEIPDEIAGSGSFVGITSAPTEQVLRELMGWTAANLSANEIREWNIRRVALINLLIEAQGGEADYSIDEANIGTPRGFIDTGMELWWYLPKRGWELTIEMSEDRITSSIDSFHQSSTVIRESWATATGISDTVFDRKADLYSLLYEIYDKLAVYGTGSMPSDGNSDILQMRDGGAVLAGRTPGPRVIGDEKTARPFGELQDGVPVSDYFESRRGEIAPYLELPEIELMDGELVSGDQYSAFFRTDFEAGHPVGVVEYAVKIHPFGYDEPWRSTGMQTSTADVIFQAYRIQRDYQFDLRARGAGGLSTHRRGDIEMHFFDPEDDAEPFISSLDISDDSIPSWPVVTLAESITSNPEELYAEWSAIDPESGIRKYEYAVGTVSAPEGDEDSVMDNGGEGVIYLPGFGSALEPAGEPGYFGGGGDALPDVPTDVLSWTDAGGRTTALIKNLNLQHGHEYVVSVRVTNGVGLQNVHSSDPVLVDLTPPEGQAILQLVQETVDEYPNSIRFEYSFAEEPETEIVAHYMALGRSPAADDLFPWTEMGLDFGRVANLPLAEGETFYLSIKAANSVGLESTVSEGLEFSFNDSTPPPVTMVITAPQQNSTDGSQLSIGWNSVSDEESGIVKYAYGISSMALNEDEWRPDILDWVEIDVSEPPYYLGKGHGGSFGDLPPPGAGDAGQDEAAAAEGGMVPMGPSGMIQIGDPLVFDSGLDTEYAITRTGLNLQGRVYAVVRVTNGAGLSSVAASIPIIFDSSPPDSVRLLANSQQYRTDQLSCRLEASDRQSGIQAYRYSVFRVLGGPVQQWVSSEWIAVESTPEGGVSLPIRIRNFPAPGLEYGREYRIDFEVKNGTGLQWGAAPVIIELVRPKEGDLIQLDERQDSDGRIPGVRRVR, encoded by the coding sequence ATGAAGAGAGCATTCCTTTCTGTTTTATTACTCTTTCCCGCCGTTCTTTTCGCCCAGATCACAGTTGTTGACGGATCGGATTCAGGGTCGGATATCGATACTCAAGAAAGCACGACTCTGTACGAGGGGGTCTTTTTCGCGCCTCCGTCGATTTGGGATGGATATACCGAAGAACTGAAGATCTACAATTACAGGCTCTATCAGGAAGGGCTTGCAACCCCTCTATACGGAGGCAATTACCCGGAGATCCCTGATGCAAATCCTCCGGAGCTGCCTTTTATTGTAGAAATCACTGATGAGCAAATTGATGAGAATACCGGCGGATTGTATTCGCAGCTGGAGCCTGGAGAGACTTATTATCTTGAGGTTGTAGCAATTGTGGTAAATTATGCTTCGGAAGTGGCCACCGGGCAGTCCGACGGCGTTCTGATTCTCGGCGGCGAAGAACCGCCGGAAGAACCGGAGGATGACGGCACGGCCGGCCGGATAAGCCTGTCGGCGAGTCCCTCCTCACTGGTTTTCAGCGCCGGTGAGTCCAGCAAGAGTCTCGAGATTGACATACGCGCCTTTGGTACGGGGACCTGCGATATAACATCGATTCGGGAGGACCGCATCTATCCGGAGTGGGGAGAGGACCGCGGCTTCACCGAAAACATCGACCTCCAGGTCTCTTCCGGTTTTACCGAATCCCTGAACCGTACAGTCGAAATGGATGCTCTTGATCGAGCCAAGGCCCTGGGCTCCGGTACGGAGGGCTCCTTTACCCTGCGATATGTGGTAAGCGGTCAGGATGCCTGGGGGAATCCGCTCAGCGCGACTCTGAATGTTCCAGCGGTTGTCAGCGGTGCGCCCCCTGTCAGCCTGGAGGTACGGGATCTCTCTCTGGAGTTGCCGGAATCACCCTATTTTCGTGGAGAGTCGGTCATCAACTCGCGTATTACCATAGATGCAATTGGTTCCGGATCGGTGCTGGGGCAGGTCTATGTGGACGATTCGCTGGGATGGACCGGGCAGCCGGCCTTTGCGGCATCTGTAAATGGCAGCACGGTTATAGAAATCGAAGCGGAACTTCCCACCGACGAACCTGGTTTGCACACGGTGCGGGTGGAGTTGATCAATTTCGACGGGTACAGCACCGAGAGTATCTACATGGTGTCTGCCGGGGAGCCGCCCTTCCCGCCGGATATATTGACACTGGTCCCTGGCGTCGCCGAGCTGAGCGAGTTTTCCGGTACCGCAGAGGCACAGAATATCAACGGCGGGGTGCAGTACACCTTCAACGGAAGCGCCTCTCTCAAAGTTCTTTCCATGGATGACCTGGTCCTGCCCCAGGCTGATGTAAGCGGCCTGGTGGTGCAGTACATGAACAATGCACCGAATGTACCGGTGATTGCAGGCGGATTTGTAGAAAAAGAGGGTGCCGGCCAGATGATAGCCGAGGCTGCTCAAGGCTATATAAAGGTTGGCCGGGTCGCCTGGCAGTGGGGTACAGACGGCAGCCCACTGATCGCCCGCTCCACCCTCTTTATTCCCCGGCTGGATACCGAGATCGTCGTTATCCCTGAGATGCCGATTACCGTGGACGGGCTGGAGCTGGCAGGTTCCTCCTGGGACAAGAATAATTCGAAAAATTTCGAGGCCTTCGGGGTCAGGTTCAGGCTGCACGATGTGGATCAGAACCGGGCGCTGGCGGTTATCGAGGATCAAGCTGCTGGTCGTTACGGCTTTGCCCTGTCGGGCAGCATTGCCTGGAACGAGAAGGAGGGGATGAACACCGAAGAGAAGGAGCTGGTCAGCTTTTCAGGGCTCACCTTTTATACCGACGGTGGTTTTGAGGGGGGAATTACCGTTTCGGAGGATTTCGATCTTATCCCCGGGATACTCACCATTACCGAGGCCGGACTTGAACTGGAGGACGATGAACTGGCCTTCAAGCTTCGGGGCCAGATAAAGAACCTTCCTGCCCCCTTCGATGCCGAGGGCATGAGTACCACCTTCGCCCTGAGATTTGATACTGCGGGAAACGTACTGGGCGGTCTGGTCCCCATCGACGAGCTGAGCGGCGGCGGACAGGGGATAAGCGAAGATGATGCCACGGAGTGGGACTTCGGTTTTGCAACGGTGGATCTTACCTACCTTGGTCTGGACCTGATAATCAATCAGGGAACCCTCAATCGTGACCACAGCAAGGTAGTGCTGGGGGCGGATATTTATCTCACTATGCTCAGCGGAGAAGGGAATCGTATCAGTTTCGGTTCCATCACTGTCGGGGCTGCCGGTGGTCTTACGCTGACTAAGGGCCTGGAGATCAGCTTTGACGGGGATGTGGTCTGGCCTTCCATGGAGGGGGCCATCAACCTGGTCTCCGGAAAAAGCCTCGATCTGGGCGCTGTTGCAGTTACTCTCGATAACCTGGCTCTGCAGTACGGCGATGGAAACTTCGCCTTCCTGTTCAGCGGATCCTTCCGACTCAAGGTTGAAGCCGTCGAAGGCGGCATAAGCTTTGTCAATCTGCGCATAGGTCTGGACGGTGATATGGGCGCACCGGATATACAGGGCACGGATCTGAAAATTATGGATTTTGTCTCCGTCCGGGTGAACGAAGTGAACTGGGGCAGCGGAGAGATCAGCTATACCGAGGACCAGACCACCGGCGAGGGAACCAATCGCCAGCCGGCCATCGGCGATGAACCGGCGGTAATCAAGGTGGAAAACTATTTCGAGATTCTGGGTGCCTCGATCAACATTGGCTCCGGGGACTCCTCGATTATGAGCGGTGGGTTCGAGCAGTTTCTTTTTTACAGTATCGAAGATGAGGTCAGTTTCGTGCTGCGGGAAGCCCGCATGGAGGTCTCCGGCTGCGAGTTGTTCGCCGACATAAAGTACGACCGCACCTATCTGCGGGTTGCCGGCGGCATTACCATGCAGCAAATTTCCGGCGCTGCGGTGGGTAAAATCGGGGTAATTCCCGATACCGCCCTCGACGGGACCCCCGAGCCGCGGGCCGGTGAGCCGACCCTGGGCCTGTTTGTAATGGTCGAGGGCCTGGGTATTATGGTGGCCCCCTCGGTCTTCCTGGATAGCGTCGGCGGCGGGGTGTTCATAAATCCCACCAATGAGGACATCAGCACAGTCCTTGCGGTGACCGGCTTTAACCGGCCGGAACTGGACGATGATATAGCCGACATGCGGCCGGCCGGAGGCGGCGATCCCGGAGGCTTCGCCGTCATGCTTTTAGCCGGGGTCTACGTGGCCGAGCGGACCCTGGTGCAGGGAGAGGCCCTGATTACCCTGACTGCCAACTACTTCAGTCTGGATGCCCAGGTGAGCGCTCTGGAAGGGATGCTCCACGGCCGCTCCTACTTCCTGATCAGCTGGAACCCCTGGTACGCGGAGGGCAATAACGTACTCCAGGCGAACCTCTTCGATATATTTACCATTGACGGGGATCTTGCCTTCTACGCCTACGATGATGATGCCTGGGGCATTATGGGCGGCGTGAACGTCGCGCTTTTGGGGGCGGATATTGCTTCGGGCAGTTTCTTTATCGGCCCGCCGGGATTCATGGTGGAAACTACAGTCAAGACCGGCGTGGATATTGAATTTGTCTCCGGGTACGTACAGTTCAGCGGGATGGTCTGGTTCTATGTCGTTCCTGACCCTGATACCTGGGGTGCCTGGGCGGATGTAGAGGTCGGAGGCTCCCTGCTCTGGGGGCTTGTCTCGGCCAAGGCCGGCGTGGAGGGTGCCCTTATCGGCCAGGGTACGGATGTGCTCATTTATGCCGTCGGGCGGGTTCATTTCAAGGCGTGCTGGGTCACCGTGTACAAGGGCAGCCTCTGGGTCAGTATCCGCGGTAATGATATCGACGGGGGCAAGGGGCGCAACGACGCCTACGATCAGCTGATAGAAGACGCCCGCAATATGGCCGAAGAGATGGAAAGCGCCAAATCCGAGCTTGTCGATGCCCTGTCTGAAGCGATGATGAGTCTGTATCAGCTCAATGAGGAGCAACGTCAGGCCGCCGGACTGGCGCTGGTCGATCGCTCCGGCTGGGTGGGAAATATACTGGCCTGGAGTTTTGCCGCCGCGGAGGTGGAAAGCTGGCCCGGGGCCTTGCCGAATGAATTGCAGGAGATTCAGGAGATGCTCTTCGGAGATGAAGGTCAGGCCTTTGTCGATCTGCGGACCGAGCTGGAACAGATATGGCAGGATCTGAATGAGGAGCTGGCTGATCTTCAGGAGCTGCAGAACGAGGTCCTCGCCCGCCTCGAAGAGTATGAAGAGATCGTACTGGAGGATCTGCCGAATATCCGTGACCTCTCCACCACAGGGAATCCGATCCAGGGGATGGAAACCGCCACTGTGCCGGTAGGCACGGGTACCCGCACTGTACAGGTTGGATTTGATATCGATGAAGCAAAGTTCGAGCAGCAGAAGCAGGAGATGGAGGGTATGCGCGGGGGCTTTGCCGAGTACCAGGACGCTTTTATCCAGCGGGCAGGTCTGCTCGATTCAAAGCTGCAGCGTCTTGACGAGATTCTCTTTGAGAGTGAGCAGTCCTTTACGGCTCTGATGGAGCGCTACAGTGAAATTCACAACAGCATGGTTGACTACATTGAGCGCTACATCCGTTTCCAGTTAGAAAACGCCGAGCTGGCCACCGAAAATCTGCAGGAGATGCAGTATACCGAGATTCCTGACGAGATAGCCGGCAGCGGAAGTTTTGTGGGAATAACAAGTGCACCCACCGAGCAGGTCCTCCGGGAGTTGATGGGCTGGACTGCCGCCAATTTGAGTGCAAATGAAATCAGGGAGTGGAATATTCGCCGCGTAGCCCTGATCAACCTGCTGATCGAGGCCCAGGGCGGGGAAGCGGATTATTCAATCGATGAAGCAAATATAGGCACCCCTCGGGGTTTTATCGATACCGGCATGGAGCTGTGGTGGTACCTGCCGAAGCGGGGCTGGGAATTGACCATCGAGATGTCGGAGGACCGGATTACTTCCTCCATCGACTCTTTTCATCAAAGCAGCACTGTTATTCGTGAGAGCTGGGCGACCGCAACGGGTATCTCGGATACGGTTTTTGACCGCAAGGCAGATCTCTACTCGCTGCTCTATGAGATCTACGACAAGCTGGCGGTCTACGGGACGGGTTCCATGCCGTCGGATGGAAACAGCGATATCCTGCAGATGCGGGACGGTGGTGCTGTCCTTGCAGGCAGAACCCCGGGGCCCCGTGTAATCGGAGATGAAAAAACGGCCAGGCCTTTCGGAGAACTTCAGGATGGTGTGCCGGTGAGCGATTATTTCGAATCCAGACGTGGCGAAATCGCTCCGTATCTCGAGCTGCCGGAGATCGAGCTGATGGACGGTGAGCTTGTCAGCGGAGACCAGTACTCAGCCTTTTTCCGGACGGATTTTGAAGCCGGGCATCCTGTCGGGGTTGTGGAATACGCGGTAAAAATCCACCCCTTCGGCTATGATGAACCCTGGCGTTCGACGGGTATGCAGACAAGCACCGCGGATGTGATCTTCCAGGCGTACAGAATCCAGCGGGACTACCAGTTCGACCTGCGGGCGCGGGGGGCCGGGGGCCTGAGTACCCATCGGAGGGGGGACATCGAGATGCATTTCTTCGACCCCGAAGATGACGCAGAGCCCTTTATCAGCTCTCTGGACATCAGCGACGACAGCATCCCCTCCTGGCCGGTGGTGACCCTGGCGGAATCGATCACATCGAATCCGGAGGAGCTGTACGCCGAATGGAGCGCCATAGATCCCGAATCCGGCATTCGCAAGTACGAATATGCCGTGGGCACTGTCTCTGCACCTGAAGGGGATGAAGATTCAGTTATGGATAACGGCGGTGAAGGCGTGATCTATCTGCCTGGTTTCGGTTCCGCCCTGGAGCCGGCCGGAGAGCCGGGGTATTTCGGCGGCGGAGGGGACGCCCTGCCGGATGTGCCGACGGATGTGCTTTCCTGGACCGATGCCGGGGGACGCACGACGGCACTTATAAAGAACCTCAATCTGCAGCATGGACATGAGTACGTGGTAAGCGTCCGGGTGACCAACGGGGTGGGGCTGCAGAACGTACACTCCTCCGATCCTGTCCTGGTAGACCTTACCCCGCCGGAGGGGCAGGCAATACTCCAGCTGGTGCAGGAAACGGTGGATGAGTATCCCAACTCCATCCGCTTCGAGTACAGCTTTGCAGAGGAGCCTGAAACGGAGATAGTCGCTCATTATATGGCTCTCGGCAGGTCCCCGGCAGCGGATGACCTGTTTCCGTGGACCGAAATGGGCCTCGATTTCGGACGGGTTGCCAACCTGCCCCTTGCTGAGGGAGAAACCTTTTACCTGTCAATAAAAGCGGCGAACAGCGTCGGCCTCGAAAGCACGGTGAGCGAAGGGCTGGAGTTCAGTTTCAATGATTCGACTCCGCCGCCGGTTACCATGGTGATTACCGCGCCCCAGCAGAACTCCACGGATGGATCACAGTTGTCCATTGGCTGGAACAGCGTTTCTGACGAAGAGTCGGGCATCGTCAAATACGCCTACGGGATCAGCAGCATGGCTTTAAACGAAGATGAGTGGCGCCCGGATATCCTGGACTGGGTCGAGATCGATGTGAGCGAGCCCCCCTACTATCTCGGTAAAGGACACGGCGGCAGTTTTGGTGATCTGCCTCCCCCTGGGGCCGGAGATGCCGGGCAGGACGAGGCCGCCGCCGCGGAAGGGGGCATGGTGCCCATGGGCCCCAGCGGGATGATTCAGATAGGCGATCCCCTGGTCTTCGATTCCGGGCTGGATACGGAGTATGCAATAACCCGAACCGGTCTGAACCTGCAGGGACGGGTGTACGCTGTGGTCCGCGTGACCAACGGGGCAGGCCTGAGCAGTGTGGCTGCTTCGATCCCGATCATATTTGATTCGAGTCCTCCGGATTCTGTCAGGCTCCTGGCGAATTCTCAGCAATACCGTACAGACCAGCTCTCCTGCCGCCTGGAAGCCTCCGACCGTCAATCCGGGATTCAGGCCTACCGTTACAGTGTCTTCCGCGTGCTGGGCGGGCCGGTGCAGCAGTGGGTAAGCAGCGAATGGATAGCGGTGGAGTCGACCCCCGAGGGAGGGGTGTCGCTGCCCATACGAATCCGTAATTTTCCGGCTCCCGGGCTTGAGTACGGCCGGGAATACCGGATCGATTTCGAGGTGAAAAACGGTACCGGACTTCAGTGGGGGGCTGCTCCCGTGATAATCGAGCTGGTCCGCCCCAAGGAGGGTGACCTGATACAGCTGGATGAACGGCAGGACTCCGACGGTCGAATTCCGGGGGTAAGGAGGGTGCGATGA
- a CDS encoding sensor domain-containing diguanylate cyclase has product MKKSFFKQIVHQLDSPLYVTDPEGVILYVNEAFTEVSGYSEKEALGKKSSILKSGRMSGDYYERLWSRLLAKVSWKEEIINRRKDGSEYTALQFITPICDAKDRILYFAAVQYDVTREKELQNEKEIFFNVNIDLFCIITESGVIRQANSAWQNLLGINPENLEGRLIQEQIHEDDTDSFFETQEKLIREKILPQVDLRIRKADGEYNWVSWRILYDPVKKLFYASGRDVQERVEMERKIRKISNTDPLTGAANRLKFEEEYKKELNRSQRYRLPLAFILCDIDHFKQINDTYGHYRGDVVLKKFVHIIHESLRDTDQLFRWGGEEFALLCPHTGLEDALSFAERIRNIIEEADFEIEQNVTMSLGVTVCREEDTEETLLRRADAALYEAKRTGRNRSISIE; this is encoded by the coding sequence ATGAAGAAAAGTTTTTTTAAGCAGATTGTTCATCAGCTGGATTCTCCACTTTATGTGACTGATCCCGAGGGTGTGATTCTCTATGTAAATGAAGCCTTTACCGAGGTGAGCGGTTATTCAGAAAAAGAGGCCCTGGGAAAAAAGAGTTCCATCCTCAAATCCGGCAGGATGTCCGGAGACTACTACGAGCGGCTGTGGAGCAGGCTGCTTGCAAAGGTCTCCTGGAAGGAAGAGATAATTAACCGACGGAAGGACGGTTCCGAATATACAGCCCTTCAGTTTATTACGCCCATCTGCGATGCCAAAGACAGAATACTCTACTTTGCGGCAGTACAGTACGACGTGACCCGGGAGAAGGAGCTTCAGAACGAGAAGGAGATATTCTTCAATGTAAATATCGATCTATTCTGCATCATAACTGAGTCCGGAGTCATCAGACAGGCGAACAGCGCCTGGCAGAATCTTCTCGGCATTAATCCCGAAAACCTGGAAGGACGTTTGATCCAGGAGCAGATCCATGAGGATGACACGGACAGTTTCTTTGAAACCCAGGAAAAACTGATACGGGAAAAGATCCTGCCCCAGGTGGATTTGAGGATACGGAAAGCCGACGGCGAATATAACTGGGTCTCCTGGCGGATACTCTATGATCCGGTAAAAAAGCTCTTCTATGCCAGCGGACGGGATGTTCAGGAGCGGGTTGAAATGGAACGGAAGATCCGTAAGATTTCGAACACCGATCCCCTGACCGGTGCCGCCAACAGGCTGAAATTTGAAGAGGAGTACAAAAAAGAGTTGAATCGTTCTCAGCGGTATCGACTGCCCCTGGCCTTTATTCTCTGCGATATCGATCATTTCAAACAGATAAACGATACCTACGGACATTACCGGGGTGATGTGGTGCTGAAAAAGTTTGTCCATATCATCCATGAAAGCCTGCGGGATACGGACCAGCTCTTTCGCTGGGGGGGAGAGGAGTTTGCCCTGCTCTGTCCCCATACCGGTCTGGAGGATGCCCTAAGCTTTGCAGAACGGATCAGGAATATTATAGAGGAAGCGGATTTCGAGATCGAACAGAATGTGACCATGAGCCTCGGTGTCACCGTCTGCAGGGAAGAAGATACGGAGGAGACCCTGCTCCGGCGTGCCGATGCCGCCCTCTACGAGGCCAAACGAACGGGGAGAAACAGAAGCATATCTATTGAATAA
- a CDS encoding DUF128 domain-containing protein: MKDQIERKRLAILHVLIENKRPVSSKEIAAELAEQGYTITERTVRFHLQAMDDEGLTHYIGKKGRVLTDLGREELSRARAHEKVGFLSSRISQMTYSMNFDYHSCTGKVVVNVSYISRDYAARSAELMSRVFQAGYAMGTKLCLFDEGEEPGELRIPRGYVGIGTICSISLNGVLLREGIPVTSLFGGLLELRNHRPSRFVEIINYDGTTIDPLEIFIKSGMTDYLGATSSGTGLIGASFREIPAEAREKTLEIDAALDALGMRGFYMVGQPGQTLLDIPVGYGNVGAVIIGGLNPVAILEESGIPVQSKALSSLVDYDVLFDYRELPERMKKTVKF; this comes from the coding sequence ATGAAGGATCAGATTGAACGCAAACGCCTTGCCATACTCCATGTCCTGATCGAAAACAAGCGTCCCGTTTCGAGCAAGGAGATCGCCGCCGAGCTGGCGGAACAGGGTTATACTATAACCGAGAGGACCGTACGTTTCCACCTGCAGGCCATGGACGATGAGGGCTTAACCCACTATATAGGAAAAAAAGGACGGGTTCTGACGGACCTGGGCAGGGAGGAGCTTTCCCGGGCTCGGGCTCATGAAAAGGTGGGCTTTCTTTCCTCCAGAATCTCCCAGATGACCTATTCCATGAACTTCGATTACCACAGCTGCACCGGGAAGGTGGTTGTCAACGTGAGTTACATCTCCCGGGATTACGCGGCAAGAAGCGCGGAACTCATGAGCAGGGTCTTTCAGGCAGGCTACGCCATGGGCACAAAGCTCTGCCTTTTCGACGAGGGAGAAGAACCGGGAGAACTCAGGATTCCCCGGGGCTACGTAGGCATAGGAACCATCTGCTCCATCAGCCTTAACGGCGTTCTCCTCAGGGAAGGGATTCCTGTCACCTCCCTCTTCGGAGGACTCCTGGAACTTCGCAATCATCGGCCCAGCCGTTTTGTGGAGATTATCAATTACGACGGAACAACCATCGATCCCCTGGAGATATTCATTAAGAGCGGCATGACAGATTACCTGGGTGCCACCTCATCAGGTACCGGTCTTATCGGCGCCAGTTTCCGGGAGATACCGGCGGAGGCCCGGGAAAAAACCCTGGAGATCGATGCCGCTCTGGATGCCCTGGGCATGAGGGGTTTCTACATGGTGGGACAACCGGGACAGACGCTGCTGGATATTCCCGTGGGCTACGGCAATGTAGGGGCGGTAATAATCGGCGGACTGAATCCCGTGGCAATCCTTGAAGAAAGCGGAATTCCCGTCCAGTCCAAGGCCCTGTCGTCCCTGGTGGATTATGACGTCCTTTTCGACTACCGGGAACTGCCTGAACGGATGAAGAAAACAGTAAAATTTTGA
- the gdhA gene encoding NADP-specific glutamate dehydrogenase, with product MANAYIQDVLAQVKARNSHEPEFLQAVEEVLETLEPVINEMPELQENAILERMVEPERVILFRIPWVNDAGKVVVNRGYRVQFNSALGPYKGGMRFHPSVNLSILKFLGFEQVLKNCLTTLPMGGGKGGSDFDPHGKSDGEVMRFCQSLMTELYRHIGTATDVPAGDIGVGAREIGFMYGQYKRIANESSGILTGKGLSYGGSLIRPEATGYGAVYFAENMLATRDEDFRGKVCAVSGSGNVAQYCTEKLNELGARVVTLSDSNGFIYDADGIDAEKLAYVMELKNVKRGRISEYVKKYPKATYTADQRPWSVKVDCAFPCATQNEISGKEAQTLVNNGCRVVSEGANMPSTPEAIEVFVSNKVLYAPGKAANAGGVAVSGLEMTQNAMRLSWSREEVDARLKEIMKNIHDNSWNAAKQFGNEGNYVMGANIAAFLKVANAMVAHGVV from the coding sequence ATGGCAAATGCGTATATTCAGGATGTTCTGGCCCAGGTAAAGGCCAGGAACAGTCATGAGCCTGAATTCCTCCAGGCCGTCGAAGAGGTTCTGGAAACCCTTGAACCGGTTATCAACGAAATGCCCGAACTGCAGGAGAACGCTATTCTGGAACGAATGGTGGAACCGGAGCGGGTTATACTGTTCCGCATTCCCTGGGTAAACGATGCCGGCAAGGTCGTCGTAAACCGGGGCTATCGGGTCCAGTTCAACAGCGCCCTGGGACCCTACAAGGGGGGGATGCGTTTTCACCCCTCGGTAAACCTCTCCATTCTGAAATTCCTCGGCTTCGAACAGGTCCTGAAAAACTGCCTTACAACCCTTCCCATGGGAGGCGGCAAGGGGGGCTCCGATTTTGATCCCCACGGAAAGTCCGACGGCGAGGTAATGCGCTTCTGCCAGAGTCTGATGACCGAGCTCTATCGTCATATCGGTACCGCTACCGACGTTCCCGCCGGAGACATCGGCGTCGGTGCCAGGGAAATCGGCTTCATGTACGGCCAGTACAAGAGGATCGCCAACGAGTCTTCGGGAATCCTGACCGGAAAGGGCCTTTCCTACGGAGGATCCCTGATTCGCCCCGAGGCAACCGGTTACGGAGCGGTCTATTTCGCCGAGAACATGCTGGCCACCAGGGACGAAGATTTCCGAGGCAAGGTCTGTGCGGTATCCGGATCCGGAAACGTTGCCCAGTACTGTACAGAAAAACTGAATGAGCTGGGAGCCAGGGTCGTTACCCTCTCGGACTCCAACGGTTTTATCTATGACGCGGACGGTATCGATGCGGAAAAACTGGCCTACGTCATGGAACTCAAGAACGTGAAACGCGGAAGAATCAGCGAATACGTCAAAAAGTATCCCAAGGCGACCTATACCGCGGATCAGCGCCCCTGGAGCGTCAAGGTCGACTGCGCCTTCCCCTGTGCGACCCAGAACGAGATCTCCGGCAAGGAGGCCCAGACCCTGGTGAATAACGGCTGCCGTGTGGTTTCCGAAGGCGCCAACATGCCCTCCACCCCTGAAGCCATCGAGGTGTTCGTAAGCAACAAGGTGCTCTACGCCCCCGGAAAGGCCGCCAACGCCGGCGGTGTTGCCGTCTCGGGCCTGGAAATGACCCAGAACGCCATGCGCCTCAGCTGGTCACGGGAAGAGGTCGATGCACGGCTGAAGGAGATCATGAAGAACATTCACGACAACTCCTGGAACGCCGCAAAACAGTTCGGCAATGAAGGCAACTACGTAATGGGTGCCAACATCGCCGCCTTTCTGAAGGTGGCCAATGCCATGGTCGCCCACGGGGTTGTATAA